CCGCCAAGGACGAATGGGAAGGACCGCTGCGTTTCGCCGACGGGATCGACGTGCGGGTCCATGCCCGCCGGGTCGGTGAGTCCACCGATCCGCTCAGCGCGATCCTCGAACTGCGCCCGCTGGCCTCCCCGGCTCCGCCGCGACCGCGCGCCCGCCTGGCCCCCGCCGCGCCCGCCGGTGCGGCGCCGGCGACGCGTATCGCCGGCCGCAGCCTGGCCGCGCACCGACTCCAGGACCGGGTCGACGAGATCACCGCGACCGTCGCGCCGGTGCTGATCGTCGGTGAGTCCGGTGTCGGCAAAACCCATCTGGCGCGGCAGATCCAGCACCGCTGGGGCCGGCACGACCCGGTCCCGAGCGTCGATGCGTCGACGTTGACCCCCTCGGCGGTGGCCGAATTGCGGGCGCGTCTGTCCGGCAGTTTCGCGTGCATCATCGAGCACCTCGACGAGGTCCCCGACGACGCTGTGGCTTCTACTCGGCGGTTGCTCGACGCTGCCGTCGAGCTGGGTGCACCGGTGATCGCCACCGCCACCTCGAGCACCCCCGACGATCTGCGGCATCAGGTGCAGACCCATGTGCGGCGCAGTGTGTGCATCCCGCCGCTGCGCCAGCGCATCGAAGATCTCACCGATCTCGCGCGGGAGTTGCTCGCCGCCGAACTCCCCGACCGTCCGACCCCGCAACTGCAACCGGCCGCGCATCGGGCGTTGATCGACCATCACTGGCCCGGCAACCTGCGCGAACTCGCCTCGGTGCTCAGTACCGCGGCGGCGCGGTCGATGGGATTCGACATCAAACTCGAACATCTGCCCGCCGACTACCGCACCCTCGGCGCCGGCCGCCGGTTGACCTCGCTCGAACGCACCGAACGCGAAGCGATCGTCCGCGCCCTCGACGAGTCCGACGGCAACAAATCCCTCGCCGCCCACCGACTCGGTGTGGCCCGCTCGACCCTCTACCGCAAGATCCGCGCGCTGGGCCTGGAAAACGAAACATTCGGTTCCTGACCCCTGAAACACTCTGTCGCATAACAGGACATCTCAAACGGCCGGTGAACGAGACGATGATATGGGGTAGGCAATCACTCCTTGCCTCCTCACATCGTCCGTCTGGACGGTGACGTCCACCCGATCCGAAGGATGACCCATCATGAAGCGAACGGTGTACGGCGATGATCACGAGGCTTACCGACACTCTGTCCGCGAGTTTCTCGCTCGATGGTTCGAGCCCCTGGCCGCCGACGTTCGTGCCAACAAGGCATTGCCGCGAGAGTTCTGGCTTGCCGCGGGTAAGCATGACCTGTTGGGACTCGAAGTACCCGAACGATATTCAGGCGTCGAGGCAGGGGATTATCGCTTCAATGCGGTTCTCATCGAAGAATTGGCCAAGATGAATGCCGCGTTGGCGTCGAGCGTGAGTATTCACTGTGACGTCGTGGCGCCGTACCTGGTGCACCTGACCACCGACGAACAGAAGGCGAGGTGGCTCCCAGGACTGTGTTCCGGGGACGTGCTCACCGCCATCGGAATGACCGAACCCGGTGGGGGATCGGATCTGGCCGCACTGAAGACCACCGCAGTGCGGGACGGCAACGGGTGGTTGCTCTCGGGTGCCAAGACATTCATCACCAACGGTTACTCTGCAGACCTGGTGATCATTCCGGCACGTACCTCTCCATCGAAGAAGGCCAAGGGAATTACCCTCTTCGGCGTGGACACCTCCTTGCCCGGATTCGAGCGTGGCCGCAAACTCGACAAGGTCGGACAGGACGAAGCAGACACCGCTGAACTCTTCCTCGACCGGGTGCGCGTCACCGATGACGACGTGATCGGCGAGCTCGATCGAGGATTCATCCACATGATGTCCTTCCTGCCCCAGGAACGACTCGGATGCGCCATTGCCAATCTCGCGCACGCTGCGCAGATTCTGCTCGAGACGATCAACTACTGCCGAGAACGAAAGGCATTCGGGCAGTCCATCGGAACGTTCCAGCACAACAAGTTCTTGCTTGCCGAACTCGTGACACAGCTCGACGTGACACAGGCGTACGTCGACCGCTGCATCGAAGCCCACTCGGAGGGGACGTTGACACCGATCGATGCAGCCAAGGCCAAGTGGTGGACTGCCGAGATCCAGAACCGGATCCTCGATCATTGTGTGCAACTGCACGGGGGATACGGCTACATGAACGAGTACCGAGTGGCACGAGCCTGGCGGGATGCCCGGGTCACGAAGATCTGGGCGGGATCGAACGAAATCATGAAAGAACTGATCGGTCGCGATCTGGGCTTCTGATCTCGGCGTCGTGTACCGATCGTTCTGTCGTGAGTGCAGAAGGTTGGAATGCCGCATGGTAAGCGAATTAGTTTGCACTGCTTATCAATACGTGCGCCGTATTGAAATGTCTTGACTCGATTTCGGACACTTCACATCACATGTTCGCTTCTACCGTCGTAGATGTCCGGGCGGAAGCACCCGTCCCGGGAAATCTCCAGGAGGACCACATGACCGAATCCCAGGTCGCCACAGCGACCCGCAGCGGCTCGCACTCGAACAATGACGTACTCGATGTTCTGATCATCGGGGGAGGATTCTCCGGCCTGTACGCATTGGACCGACTGCGCGATCTCGGTTTCACCGTCAATGTCTGGGACGCCGCGGGTGGATTGGGCGGAATCTGGTGGTGGAACTGCTATCCCGGAGCCCGTACCGACAGCACCGGGCAGATCTACCAGTTCTCGTACAAGGACCTGTGGAAGAAGTACGACTTCACCGAACTGTATCCGGGCCACCAAGGGGTTCGTGAGTACTTCAACTACGTCGACTCACAGCTCGACCTCACCCGCGACGTCGTGTTCGACACTTTCGCCGAAGCATGCACGTGGGACGAGGAAACCCGTCAGTGGACCGTACGGTCCGCCGACGGCAAGATCCAGAAGGCACGGCAGGTCATTGTTGCCACAGGATTCGGCGCCAAGCCGCTGTATCCGAATCTCGAAGGGCTCGATTCCTTCGCCGGTGAGTGCTACCACACTGCGCGCTGGCCTCAAGAGGGCGTGGATATGAGTGGCCGCAAAGTTGTCGTCATCGGTACCGGCGCCAGCGGTGTGCAGGTCGTCCAGGAGGCAGGTCATGTGGCCGAACACGTCACCGTGTTCCAACGCACCCCGAATCTGGCACTTCCGATGCAGCAACGCAAACTCACCCATGACGACAACGAGCACTTCCGGAAGGGACTTCCCGAGCGGTTTGCTACGCGCTACAAGGCGTTTGCCGGCTTCGACTTCGATTTCATTCCGCAGAACGCCACCGACCTGAGTAAGGAAGAGCGCGACGCGATCTACGAGAAGATGTGGGCAGAAGGTGGTTTCGAGATGTGGCTCGGAAACTTCCAGGACATCCTTGTAGATGAGGAGGCCAACCGTACGTTCTACGACTTCTGGCGTGGCAAGGTCCTCGAACGGGTCACCGACCCCAAGAAGGCGGCAATCGTCGCACCGGAGACGCCTCCGCACCCCTACGGCGTCAAGCGTCCCTCCCTCGAACAGGACTACTTCGATGTCATCAATCAGGACAATGTCGATGTCATCGACTCCAACGTCACGCCGATTCGACGGGTGCTGCCGCATGGTGTCGAAACCGACGACGGTGTCATCGAATGCGACCTCCTCGTACTGGCAACAGGGTTCGACAACAACCGTGGTGGGATCATGGCTATCGATATCACCGGCGTCGACGGCCTGACGATTCAGGACAAGTGGAAGTCCGGTGTCGACACGTGTCTGGGCCTGTCGACCCGCGGATTCCCGAACATGATGTTCCTGTACGGACCTCAGAGCCCGTCCGGGTTCTGCAACGGCCCGACATCTGCCGAGTACCAAGGCGAAATCGTCGTCGAGTTCCTCGAGTACCTGCGCGAGAAAGGGGCGACACGGTTCGAGAACACCGAAGAGTCCGAGAAGCAGTGGCGCGCACACGTCGACGAGCTTTTCGTGAACTCGATGTTCACAAAGGCACGTTCGTGGTACTGGGGTGCAAACGTGCCCGGTAAGCCGGCGCAGATGCTCAACTACTCAGGAGGAGTCCCTCAGTACTTTGCTCGTTGGGAAGAAATCAAGTCCAACGGTTACGACACCTACGAGACCGACTGACGAGACGGACACGCTTGGGCTACTGGGTCCCCCAGTAGCCCAAGCATCCGTTCGACGGGGCTCACTGCCCTGATCCCCGATGGACATCGACTGCGTCGATGGGGCAATCATGGAACCGAGAGCATTGCCTTCGAGCACGTCGCCGTAGACGAGACGGGCGCGAGCATCGGTGATGCGGTCACGATGTAGGCGAGGCTGATCAAACGCCATCACACGAACACGACGTGGATCGCCCGAGCGAGAGGGTCGACTGTCCAGAGTTTTGGTTCAAACCGAACCG
This window of the Rhodococcus pyridinivorans genome carries:
- a CDS encoding flavin-containing monooxygenase, with protein sequence MTESQVATATRSGSHSNNDVLDVLIIGGGFSGLYALDRLRDLGFTVNVWDAAGGLGGIWWWNCYPGARTDSTGQIYQFSYKDLWKKYDFTELYPGHQGVREYFNYVDSQLDLTRDVVFDTFAEACTWDEETRQWTVRSADGKIQKARQVIVATGFGAKPLYPNLEGLDSFAGECYHTARWPQEGVDMSGRKVVVIGTGASGVQVVQEAGHVAEHVTVFQRTPNLALPMQQRKLTHDDNEHFRKGLPERFATRYKAFAGFDFDFIPQNATDLSKEERDAIYEKMWAEGGFEMWLGNFQDILVDEEANRTFYDFWRGKVLERVTDPKKAAIVAPETPPHPYGVKRPSLEQDYFDVINQDNVDVIDSNVTPIRRVLPHGVETDDGVIECDLLVLATGFDNNRGGIMAIDITGVDGLTIQDKWKSGVDTCLGLSTRGFPNMMFLYGPQSPSGFCNGPTSAEYQGEIVVEFLEYLREKGATRFENTEESEKQWRAHVDELFVNSMFTKARSWYWGANVPGKPAQMLNYSGGVPQYFARWEEIKSNGYDTYETD
- a CDS encoding sigma-54-dependent Fis family transcriptional regulator; translation: MRAARPVLDRLADQLADAPVTILLASQDATIVDRRAGQRSLLGRLDRAQVAPGFIFAEECAGTNGIGTALEERKAFRVRGEEHLLEALHPLACVGSPIVDPVSRAVTGIVDITCEIGDVNELMAPLVLSAVRDIEERLFALSARSEQNLLREYMRSKRRGHAAVVAMSRDTVIATPTVSRLMDSTDQMMIWDWISTHLAAKDEWEGPLRFADGIDVRVHARRVGESTDPLSAILELRPLASPAPPRPRARLAPAAPAGAAPATRIAGRSLAAHRLQDRVDEITATVAPVLIVGESGVGKTHLARQIQHRWGRHDPVPSVDASTLTPSAVAELRARLSGSFACIIEHLDEVPDDAVASTRRLLDAAVELGAPVIATATSSTPDDLRHQVQTHVRRSVCIPPLRQRIEDLTDLARELLAAELPDRPTPQLQPAAHRALIDHHWPGNLRELASVLSTAAARSMGFDIKLEHLPADYRTLGAGRRLTSLERTEREAIVRALDESDGNKSLAAHRLGVARSTLYRKIRALGLENETFGS
- a CDS encoding acyl-CoA dehydrogenase family protein, which translates into the protein MKRTVYGDDHEAYRHSVREFLARWFEPLAADVRANKALPREFWLAAGKHDLLGLEVPERYSGVEAGDYRFNAVLIEELAKMNAALASSVSIHCDVVAPYLVHLTTDEQKARWLPGLCSGDVLTAIGMTEPGGGSDLAALKTTAVRDGNGWLLSGAKTFITNGYSADLVIIPARTSPSKKAKGITLFGVDTSLPGFERGRKLDKVGQDEADTAELFLDRVRVTDDDVIGELDRGFIHMMSFLPQERLGCAIANLAHAAQILLETINYCRERKAFGQSIGTFQHNKFLLAELVTQLDVTQAYVDRCIEAHSEGTLTPIDAAKAKWWTAEIQNRILDHCVQLHGGYGYMNEYRVARAWRDARVTKIWAGSNEIMKELIGRDLGF